Proteins from a single region of Bdellovibrio bacteriovorus HD100:
- the feoB gene encoding ferrous iron transporter B, with amino-acid sequence MRAGDAEVKVADKCVALVGAPNSGKTTLYNWLTGSRFKTVNYPGATVEFSLGHLASHLGVGLQAMDTPGTYSLHPKSADEWVTLRSIYENPKVDKIDGIIVVVDGTQLSRHLQLVMQMKETGFPMMVVVTMSDLLRREGVHLDVAYLEKTFGCPVLNFDGLLAGGLLEIVAEAKKLGSSQKPSRPVPWSFAQQEEKLKECERIAQEALQHKTDHAQERLNRIVATTEKLDRVLLHPWFGILFFILIMGGLFASVFWLATPFMDLIDGWFTSVAETVANWGPGTLWADFLANGVVTSFAAFMVFVPQIFILFVAIGLLESTGYLARAATLIDRPFSALGMSGRSFVPLLSGFACAVPAIIATRNIPSTKDRLITAFVVPLMSCSARLPVYALCIAFLFHGESALYAGLAMAGLYLGSIVVGALAAGIISKFIPRTEPSFFMMELPIYRRPKVRVILRQAWTRTLSYVKRAGPIIFTFAVIIWVGTTFPNYQTEDAHQKLEESYVGRAGKFIEPVVQPMGVDWRVGVGLISAFAAREVFVSSMAVTFNITDTDEDSQQQALLTQMSSATNAAGEKIFTVSSVIGLMIFFLIALQCMSTVGVQIRESGSWKFAMMQLVVFNVAAYVLVVVVVQSLRFLGVP; translated from the coding sequence ATGCGCGCTGGTGATGCTGAAGTAAAAGTTGCTGATAAATGTGTGGCCCTTGTTGGCGCACCGAACTCTGGTAAGACTACGCTTTACAATTGGCTGACGGGGTCCCGTTTCAAGACTGTGAACTATCCGGGGGCCACCGTTGAGTTCTCTTTGGGGCATCTGGCGTCTCATCTGGGGGTGGGTCTTCAGGCTATGGATACGCCGGGGACTTACAGTCTGCATCCCAAAAGCGCGGACGAGTGGGTGACTCTTCGCTCGATTTACGAAAACCCGAAAGTGGATAAAATCGATGGCATCATTGTGGTGGTGGACGGCACTCAGTTGTCCCGTCACCTGCAACTGGTGATGCAGATGAAAGAAACCGGTTTCCCGATGATGGTGGTTGTGACCATGTCGGATCTTTTGCGCCGTGAAGGTGTTCATCTGGATGTGGCTTATCTGGAAAAAACCTTCGGCTGTCCGGTATTGAACTTTGATGGACTGCTGGCCGGTGGCTTGCTTGAGATTGTGGCGGAGGCAAAAAAACTGGGTTCTTCCCAAAAGCCTTCACGCCCCGTGCCGTGGAGTTTTGCCCAGCAGGAAGAAAAACTGAAAGAGTGCGAGCGCATTGCGCAGGAAGCTCTTCAGCATAAAACAGATCATGCGCAAGAGCGTCTGAATCGTATTGTGGCGACAACTGAAAAGCTGGATCGGGTTCTTCTGCATCCGTGGTTTGGAATTTTGTTCTTTATTCTGATCATGGGCGGTCTGTTTGCCAGTGTCTTCTGGTTGGCGACGCCGTTCATGGATTTGATCGACGGCTGGTTTACAAGTGTTGCGGAAACTGTGGCGAACTGGGGACCGGGCACACTGTGGGCGGATTTCCTGGCTAACGGCGTGGTGACCAGCTTTGCCGCATTCATGGTCTTTGTGCCGCAGATTTTCATTTTGTTTGTGGCTATTGGTTTGCTTGAAAGCACCGGGTATCTGGCGCGTGCGGCAACTTTGATTGATCGTCCGTTCTCGGCCCTGGGGATGAGTGGTCGTTCGTTTGTTCCTTTGCTGTCAGGCTTTGCCTGTGCGGTGCCGGCGATTATAGCCACCCGTAACATCCCATCCACCAAAGACCGCCTGATCACGGCCTTTGTGGTGCCTCTGATGAGCTGTTCGGCGCGTCTGCCGGTGTATGCTTTGTGTATTGCGTTCTTGTTCCATGGTGAATCGGCGCTGTATGCCGGTCTTGCGATGGCGGGACTTTATCTGGGTTCTATCGTGGTCGGAGCCCTGGCGGCAGGTATCATCAGTAAATTCATCCCGCGCACGGAACCGTCTTTCTTTATGATGGAACTGCCCATTTATCGCAGACCGAAGGTGCGAGTGATCTTGCGTCAGGCATGGACGCGCACTTTGTCATATGTGAAGCGTGCAGGTCCGATCATCTTTACCTTCGCAGTGATTATCTGGGTGGGGACAACCTTCCCGAATTACCAGACTGAAGACGCTCATCAAAAGCTGGAAGAAAGCTACGTGGGACGTGCTGGTAAGTTCATCGAACCCGTGGTGCAGCCGATGGGTGTGGACTGGCGCGTGGGTGTGGGCTTGATTTCAGCCTTTGCCGCACGAGAGGTGTTTGTGTCTTCTATGGCGGTGACATTCAATATTACCGACACCGATGAAGATTCCCAGCAGCAGGCTTTGTTGACCCAGATGAGCAGTGCCACCAATGCCGCCGGTGAAAAGATCTTCACGGTCAGTTCGGTTATTGGTCTTATGATCTTCTTCCTGATTGCCCTGCAGTGTATGTCCACGGTGGGTGTGCAGATTCGTGAATCCGGTTCCTGGAAGTTTGCGATGATGCAACTGGTGGTCTTTAACGTCGCAGCCTACGTTTTGGTTGTGGTGGTCGTACAGTCTCTGAGATTCCTGGGCGTTCCTTAA
- a CDS encoding glycosyltransferase family 4 protein: MGEIKVLHCIQSLSWGGLEIYTTELIQKLAETGLNQRVLCSAHSRVAEELKKTSVEVITFPEKKISKLQEARLIRKIVRENGITHLQSHTRLDMWACVLARWNSSTPKHVYNLYMNAPAKNDLFHRWMFSKVDALCSSSEFVLSEARKNFPIAPSKLTLMRYGRKTEEFNPHPEGRLALREKLGFKPAELAFGTLCRLDAGKGVRELVEALDHLTDDEVQKIHMVIVGDPTIESRDSNGQVTYEAQSLELKNWIEQKQQEPRLKGHLHRIPFQRDYIPYIDALDVFILASYNETYSLSVLDAMLMEKPVIGTDAGGTTEQVGKNERGYLVQPKDPKSLAQALKFYIQNPEMAREQGKKARVWTLHQHRWQSTQEQTLKLYKDLMKGVR, encoded by the coding sequence ATGGGCGAAATAAAGGTTCTTCATTGCATCCAGTCCCTAAGCTGGGGCGGGCTTGAAATTTACACGACCGAACTGATTCAGAAGCTGGCTGAAACCGGCCTGAATCAGCGTGTGCTGTGCTCGGCCCACTCACGTGTGGCCGAAGAGCTAAAGAAAACCTCGGTGGAAGTCATCACTTTCCCCGAGAAAAAAATCTCCAAACTGCAGGAAGCCCGTTTGATTCGCAAGATTGTGCGCGAAAACGGAATCACTCACCTGCAGTCCCACACCCGTCTGGACATGTGGGCTTGCGTACTGGCGCGCTGGAATTCATCCACACCCAAGCACGTATATAATCTGTACATGAACGCCCCGGCGAAGAATGACTTGTTCCATCGCTGGATGTTTTCCAAAGTCGATGCTTTGTGTTCGTCTTCGGAATTTGTTTTAAGCGAAGCTCGCAAGAACTTCCCGATTGCACCATCCAAACTGACCTTGATGCGCTACGGGCGAAAAACAGAAGAGTTCAACCCGCACCCCGAAGGCCGACTGGCCTTGCGTGAAAAGCTGGGTTTTAAACCTGCCGAGCTTGCCTTTGGAACTTTGTGCCGCCTGGACGCTGGCAAGGGCGTTCGAGAACTGGTCGAAGCATTGGATCACCTGACTGATGACGAAGTTCAAAAGATTCATATGGTGATCGTGGGTGACCCCACGATTGAAAGCCGCGACAGCAACGGTCAGGTGACCTATGAGGCGCAATCACTGGAATTAAAAAACTGGATTGAGCAAAAACAGCAGGAACCGCGCCTGAAAGGACACCTGCATCGCATTCCTTTCCAACGCGACTACATCCCGTACATTGATGCCCTGGACGTGTTTATCCTGGCTTCCTACAACGAAACATACTCGTTGAGCGTTCTGGATGCCATGCTGATGGAAAAGCCTGTGATTGGCACTGATGCCGGCGGAACAACCGAACAGGTCGGCAAAAATGAACGCGGCTATCTGGTACAACCCAAAGATCCAAAGAGTCTTGCTCAGGCTTTGAAGTTTTATATACAGAATCCAGAAATGGCCCGTGAACAGGGCAAAAAAGCCCGCGTTTGGACCCTGCACCAGCACCGCTGGCAAAGCACCCAAGAGCAGACACTTAAATTGTACAAAGATTTGATGAAGGGCGTCCGTTAA